A genome region from Arachidicoccus soli includes the following:
- a CDS encoding TetR/AcrR family transcriptional regulator: MDTRTEIIQLGDSLIREKGYNAFSFADISKQLNIKNASVHYHFPTKISLGLAIVQEHHDRLEQLKTKVESKNPVEKLKAFLSIYTIAKSENKICIVGSLASDFYTVDAEMQNEIKKLVDNILKWVIEILKEGKKKKLFYFHTDIRTKALMIITNMLAAVQLTRLTNKQDFNKIKENIITDLTKQPL; this comes from the coding sequence ATGGATACAAGAACAGAAATCATACAACTTGGCGACAGCCTAATAAGAGAAAAAGGATACAATGCTTTTAGCTTTGCGGACATCTCAAAGCAACTGAACATTAAAAATGCTTCTGTGCATTATCACTTTCCGACAAAAATATCATTAGGACTAGCTATTGTTCAGGAACATCATGACCGATTGGAACAATTAAAAACAAAAGTAGAAAGCAAAAACCCTGTTGAGAAATTAAAAGCTTTCTTGAGTATTTACACTATTGCAAAATCAGAAAATAAAATTTGTATTGTAGGTTCTTTAGCGTCAGACTTTTATACAGTGGACGCTGAAATGCAAAATGAAATCAAAAAATTAGTGGACAATATTTTAAAATGGGTGATAGAGATATTAAAAGAAGGTAAAAAGAAAAAACTTTTTTATTTCCACACTGACATAAGAACAAAAGCATTGATGATCATAACGAATATGCTTGCAGCAGTTCAACTTACGAGACTTACCAATAAACAAGATTTTAATAAAATTAAAGAAAATATAATCACTGATCTAACAAAACAACCCTTATGA
- a CDS encoding LysR family transcriptional regulator produces MYIKDFIIFQAVVEYGSFTKAAAITNTVQSNVTARIKFLEEEFGAQLLNRTTKRIELTEAGQKLLKAAKELQLIIEETKSSINGNTIIPKGIIKIGCIHTTAALRAPSILENFTNNYPEVEFRLKTGTSLGLMKEVLSYKLDGAFVAGGIKNTKLIMQPVIMEELCIVAPSATYQTLEQLKNTSKLLKLIVFNNGCSYRERLQSFLKKMEIEKYKFIEMDTLDGIMNTVEAGVGITLMPVELIKKHYSYRQLTTIPLPKRFAKIQTVFVRRKDFPVSEGYHLFLQIIINGYKA; encoded by the coding sequence GTGTATATCAAAGACTTTATAATATTTCAGGCAGTAGTTGAATATGGTAGTTTTACAAAAGCAGCAGCTATTACAAATACTGTTCAATCCAATGTGACAGCGAGAATTAAATTTTTAGAAGAGGAATTTGGTGCGCAATTATTAAATCGGACTACCAAACGAATTGAATTAACTGAGGCCGGTCAAAAATTGCTGAAAGCTGCAAAAGAATTACAATTAATAATTGAAGAAACCAAATCATCTATTAATGGGAATACCATAATCCCAAAAGGAATTATAAAAATTGGATGTATTCATACAACCGCTGCCTTGCGGGCGCCTAGCATTCTCGAGAATTTTACAAATAACTATCCTGAGGTGGAATTCCGTTTAAAAACAGGCACATCTCTTGGTTTAATGAAGGAAGTGCTTTCATACAAGTTAGACGGAGCATTTGTCGCAGGTGGTATAAAAAATACTAAATTGATTATGCAGCCTGTAATAATGGAAGAGCTTTGCATTGTTGCGCCCTCTGCTACCTACCAAACATTGGAGCAATTGAAAAACACATCAAAATTGCTAAAGCTAATTGTCTTCAATAATGGATGCTCTTACCGCGAACGTTTACAAAGTTTTTTAAAAAAAATGGAAATTGAAAAATACAAGTTCATAGAAATGGATACGCTCGACGGAATAATGAATACCGTGGAAGCCGGAGTGGGAATTACTTTAATGCCGGTTGAACTCATCAAAAAGCATTATTCGTATAGGCAGCTTACGACCATTCCATTGCCGAAGCGTTTTGCAAAAATTCAAACCGTATTTGTTAGACGGAAAGATTTTCCGGTAAGCGAGGGATATCATTTATTTCTTCAAATAATTATTAATGGATACAAGGCATAG
- a CDS encoding YbfB/YjiJ family MFS transporter, whose translation MKQRSKASSILIPAFTGFVTLLIANGIGRFGYPPLIPALINHKWFSVSQADYLGAANLTGYIAGSILATSFNKFIPSITLIRVALILLIITFAICAIQLDFMLYFMLRFIAGFTGGILMVIAAPTIFKHTAFKRKGLVGGIIFSGVGIGIALAGTIIPILVRQSIAVTWLTFSCASLVLIAVTWNGWPLDSNGKHPTIKFERPNEHRSNVFPPAAIFLLISYVCAAIGFAPHTIFWVDFISRGLHKGIQTGTKFWVLLGLAAAIGPLTTGYMADKIGFKKSISISLFLMAVGVCLPIASTATWSLALSSLLVGSLALGLVSLVAGHSSELVKSEYQKKLWGWMTIGFSVTYAGMAYLATYLFSVFHSYQMLFEIGSIALLIGMIFSFISSVSKLPQSIETDVV comes from the coding sequence ATGAAACAACGATCAAAGGCGTCTTCGATTCTTATACCTGCATTTACTGGTTTTGTGACATTGTTAATTGCCAACGGCATTGGTAGATTTGGTTATCCGCCACTGATTCCGGCGCTAATCAACCATAAATGGTTCTCAGTCAGTCAGGCTGATTACTTGGGTGCTGCTAACTTAACTGGATACATTGCTGGTTCTATACTTGCAACCTCCTTTAACAAGTTTATCCCATCAATTACATTAATAAGAGTAGCATTGATACTACTCATCATTACGTTTGCGATATGTGCGATCCAACTTGATTTTATGCTTTATTTTATGTTGAGATTTATCGCGGGCTTCACGGGTGGTATTCTAATGGTGATAGCTGCCCCGACTATATTCAAGCATACAGCTTTCAAAAGAAAAGGTCTAGTAGGTGGTATTATTTTCTCCGGAGTTGGTATTGGGATAGCCTTAGCGGGAACAATTATCCCCATTCTCGTTAGGCAAAGCATTGCGGTAACCTGGCTTACATTTAGTTGTGCGTCATTAGTTTTAATAGCTGTCACATGGAATGGCTGGCCCCTAGACAGTAATGGAAAGCATCCAACAATAAAGTTTGAAAGGCCTAATGAACATCGTAGCAATGTATTCCCCCCTGCTGCTATTTTTTTGCTTATTTCTTATGTCTGTGCAGCCATTGGATTTGCACCCCACACTATATTCTGGGTAGACTTCATTAGCCGAGGACTGCATAAGGGCATTCAAACTGGAACCAAATTTTGGGTATTACTTGGATTGGCAGCAGCTATTGGACCACTTACCACCGGCTACATGGCAGATAAAATAGGATTTAAGAAAAGTATAAGCATAAGTTTATTCCTAATGGCTGTAGGCGTTTGCCTTCCAATTGCATCTACAGCTACTTGGAGTCTCGCTCTTTCAAGTCTGTTAGTAGGCAGCCTTGCATTAGGCCTTGTTTCTTTAGTTGCAGGACATAGTTCAGAATTGGTAAAATCTGAATATCAGAAAAAACTCTGGGGTTGGATGACAATAGGTTTTTCAGTGACTTATGCCGGGATGGCTTATTTAGCTACTTATTTGTTTTCTGTTTTTCATTCCTACCAAATGCTGTTTGAAATTGGCTCCATAGCACTACTCATAGGTATGATATTTAGCTTTATTAGTTCAGTTTCAAAGCTTCCACAAAGCATTGAAACGGATGTTGTCTAA
- the abc-f gene encoding ribosomal protection-like ABC-F family protein, which produces MLILQNISYTHPNKNLLFDNINLTINQHHKIALIGNNGSGKSTLLKIIANELSPLNGQINTLSEPYYVPQIFGPFNELTIGQALKVEDKLNALNEILNGHVTEENYALLEDDWTIDERCQEALAYWQLSKLDLLQKMDTLSGGQKTKVFLAGIIIHQPELVLLDEPSNHLDVLGRQLLYDFIQSTKSTLIVVSHDRKLLNLLETVCELSKHGIKVYGGNYDFYKEQKIIENNALSQDIQNKEKALRKAKEKERDTIERQQKLDNRGKSKQEKAGVARIMMNTLRNNAENSTSKLKSVHAEKIGDISQELQTLRSSLPDIDKMKFGFDNSALHRGKILFRATNINFAYNSQLLWKDDLNIQITSGERIALKGKNGSGKTTLIKLILGDIEPQKGIIYRADNKSVYIDQDYSLLDNKLKVYQQAEQFNISALQEHEIKIRLNRFLFTKEDWDKSCNALSGGERMRLLLCCLIINSKSPDILIFDEPTNNLDIQNVEILMAAINEYQGTLIIVSHDETFLEQINIERKIEL; this is translated from the coding sequence ATGCTTATTTTACAAAACATATCCTATACACATCCCAACAAAAACCTGTTGTTTGACAACATCAATCTAACAATAAATCAGCATCACAAAATAGCCTTAATCGGCAATAATGGTTCCGGGAAATCTACTTTGTTGAAAATAATTGCAAATGAATTATCGCCTTTGAATGGACAAATAAATACGCTATCAGAACCGTATTATGTTCCACAAATCTTCGGACCATTTAATGAGTTGACTATTGGACAAGCGTTAAAAGTGGAAGATAAACTCAATGCGCTGAATGAAATATTGAATGGTCACGTTACAGAAGAAAATTATGCATTGCTTGAGGATGATTGGACGATTGATGAACGTTGCCAAGAAGCCCTAGCATATTGGCAATTATCAAAGTTAGACTTATTGCAAAAAATGGATACACTAAGCGGTGGGCAAAAAACAAAAGTCTTTCTTGCTGGTATTATCATTCATCAACCCGAACTTGTATTATTGGATGAGCCGAGTAACCATTTAGACGTTTTGGGCAGACAACTTTTGTATGATTTTATTCAAAGCACAAAAAGCACTTTAATAGTAGTAAGCCACGACAGAAAACTGCTCAATCTTTTAGAAACCGTTTGCGAATTAAGTAAACACGGAATTAAGGTTTATGGCGGTAATTATGATTTTTACAAAGAACAAAAGATAATAGAAAACAATGCTTTAAGCCAAGACATTCAAAACAAAGAGAAAGCATTACGGAAAGCCAAAGAAAAAGAACGGGACACCATAGAACGGCAACAAAAATTAGACAATCGTGGAAAAAGTAAACAAGAAAAAGCAGGTGTTGCCAGAATAATGATGAACACTTTGCGGAATAATGCAGAGAATAGCACATCAAAACTAAAAAGTGTTCACGCTGAAAAAATTGGCGACATTTCGCAAGAATTGCAAACACTTCGTTCTTCCTTACCCGACATTGACAAAATGAAATTCGGTTTTGATAATTCAGCGTTACACAGGGGGAAAATTTTGTTTAGAGCAACGAATATCAATTTTGCTTACAACTCTCAACTACTTTGGAAAGATGACTTGAATATTCAAATTACAAGTGGCGAACGCATCGCATTGAAAGGCAAGAATGGTTCAGGAAAGACAACTTTAATAAAGCTCATTTTGGGTGACATCGAGCCGCAAAAAGGAATAATTTACCGAGCAGACAACAAATCTGTTTACATCGACCAAGACTATTCTCTACTTGACAACAAACTGAAAGTCTATCAACAAGCGGAACAATTCAATATTTCCGCATTACAAGAACACGAAATAAAAATTCGGCTCAATCGCTTTTTATTTACAAAAGAAGATTGGGACAAATCTTGTAATGCCTTGAGTGGTGGAGAAAGAATGCGCTTATTGCTTTGTTGCTTGATCATTAACAGTAAGTCGCCAGATATTCTTATTTTTGATGAACCGACAAATAATTTAGATATTCAGAATGTTGAAATACTAATGGCAGCAATAAATGAATATCAAGGGACTTTGATTATAGTATCTCATGATGAAACATTTTTGGAACAAATAAATATAGAACGAAAAATTGAACTTTGA